Proteins found in one Litorihabitans aurantiacus genomic segment:
- a CDS encoding PQQ-dependent sugar dehydrogenase encodes MRLRAGVLAVTAAALLLPPSAALAHPGHDHEAPGAVVADEEALDWANYDRVTLTKNVGEPIGLKVMPDLTVLTTARDGSIRHTDPETGVVNVVARVPVYANSEDGLQNLALDPDFEDNGWVYLYYAPAVMDEEGYPTSTPQGSAPTTLPAGEDEATYWDQWKGYNQLTRVKWDFEARTLDMASEQVILKVGVERGQCCHVGGDIDFDLDGNVLVSTGDNTPASTPGANGFAPNNDAPGMNPGLDARRSAGNSNDLRGSILRITVAEDGTYTIPEGNLWEPGTENTRPEIFATGLRNPFRMAVDPESGAVTWGDYGPDSGVASAERGPMGYVEWQSTTESLFGGWPYCHGPNANYNNWDFATATGGAFFDCEAGAINDSRWNTGLETLPRPPRRSSTTATTPATSPSTSS; translated from the coding sequence ATGAGACTGCGGGCCGGCGTGCTCGCTGTCACGGCGGCAGCGCTGCTGCTGCCGCCCTCGGCCGCCCTGGCACACCCGGGGCACGACCACGAGGCGCCCGGCGCCGTCGTGGCCGACGAGGAGGCCCTGGACTGGGCCAACTACGACCGCGTCACGCTGACCAAGAACGTCGGCGAGCCGATCGGGCTGAAGGTCATGCCCGACCTGACGGTCCTGACCACCGCCCGCGACGGGAGCATCCGTCACACCGACCCCGAGACGGGCGTCGTGAACGTGGTCGCGCGGGTCCCCGTCTACGCGAACTCGGAGGACGGGCTGCAGAACCTCGCGCTCGACCCCGACTTCGAGGACAACGGGTGGGTCTACCTCTACTACGCGCCCGCCGTGATGGACGAGGAGGGCTACCCGACCTCGACGCCCCAGGGCTCGGCCCCCACGACCCTGCCCGCGGGTGAGGACGAGGCCACCTACTGGGACCAGTGGAAGGGCTACAACCAGCTCACGCGCGTGAAGTGGGACTTCGAGGCGCGCACGCTCGACATGGCGAGCGAGCAGGTCATCCTCAAGGTCGGCGTCGAGCGCGGGCAGTGCTGCCACGTCGGCGGCGACATCGACTTCGACCTCGACGGCAACGTCCTGGTCTCCACCGGTGACAACACCCCGGCCAGCACCCCCGGCGCGAACGGCTTCGCGCCGAACAACGACGCCCCCGGCATGAACCCCGGCCTCGACGCGCGCCGCAGCGCCGGCAACAGCAACGACCTGCGCGGATCGATCCTGCGCATCACGGTCGCCGAGGACGGCACCTACACGATCCCCGAGGGCAACCTCTGGGAGCCCGGGACCGAGAACACCCGGCCCGAGATCTTCGCCACCGGTCTGCGCAACCCCTTCCGCATGGCGGTCGACCCCGAGTCGGGCGCCGTGACCTGGGGCGACTACGGGCCGGACTCCGGCGTCGCGAGCGCCGAGCGCGGCCCGATGGGCTACGTCGAGTGGCAGTCCACCACGGAGTCGCTGTTCGGCGGCTGGCCCTACTGCCACGGTCCGAACGCGAACTACAACAACTGGGACTTCGCGACGGCGACGGGCGGTGCGTTCTTCGACTGCGAGGCGGGTGCGATCAACGACTCGCGCTGGAACACCGGTCTCGAGACGCTCCCCCGGCCACCGCGCCGCAGCTCTACTACGGCGACAACCCCGGCGACCAGCCCTTCGACGAGCTCGTGA
- a CDS encoding LysE family translocator, with amino-acid sequence MNHQLLAFATACLVVVVVPGPDLMLVLRNNVRAGGAGALWTVAGIMTALAVLATAAAVGITGLLATFPAVFDVVRVAGGLYLVFLGVQAWRSYRHLRRQPADGQAVHPAKEASGSQPTRWTSFRQGLLCNLLNPKVAAFYLSLFPQFDFSPLPPVVQHIVMAAGFWLICLLWYTIVLTLLGRAAGLLRSPAFARRTEAVAGTALLGLGGYVLLRT; translated from the coding sequence ATGAACCATCAGCTCCTGGCGTTCGCAACAGCGTGCCTCGTGGTGGTCGTGGTCCCTGGACCCGACCTGATGCTCGTCCTGCGCAACAACGTTCGCGCCGGTGGGGCCGGTGCGCTGTGGACCGTGGCGGGGATCATGACCGCGCTGGCGGTCTTGGCGACCGCGGCAGCCGTCGGCATCACCGGGCTCCTGGCGACCTTCCCGGCGGTCTTCGATGTCGTCCGGGTGGCAGGAGGTCTCTACCTGGTCTTCCTGGGCGTCCAGGCGTGGCGGTCCTACCGTCACCTACGCCGCCAGCCGGCCGACGGCCAGGCGGTGCACCCGGCGAAGGAGGCGAGCGGATCACAGCCCACGCGATGGACCAGCTTCCGACAGGGCCTCCTGTGCAACCTGCTGAACCCCAAGGTTGCGGCGTTCTACCTGTCGCTGTTTCCCCAGTTCGACTTCTCGCCACTGCCACCCGTCGTGCAGCACATCGTCATGGCCGCCGGGTTCTGGCTGATCTGCCTGCTCTGGTACACGATCGTGCTGACGCTCCTCGGACGCGCAGCAGGACTGCTGCGGTCGCCCGCCTTCGCTCGCCGCACCGAGGCCGTGGCCGGCACCGCCCTGCTCGGCCTCGGTGGCTACGTCCTGCTGCGCACATGA
- a CDS encoding Lrp/AsnC family transcriptional regulator translates to MSNEIALDRTDRAIIAELVLDGRLTNVELASKVGLTPAPCLRRLRRLEEEGVITGYRATLAPRAVGRAFCVYVSVQIAVRSNEVVQEFERTVASYAEVTELRRVYGELDYLMRVDVADSDAYERFLTTRMNPLPAVRRMVSHPTMKTIKTSDQRPA, encoded by the coding sequence ATGAGCAACGAAATTGCGTTAGACCGGACTGACCGCGCAATCATTGCCGAGCTGGTGCTCGACGGCCGTCTGACCAACGTCGAACTCGCGAGCAAGGTGGGGCTGACGCCTGCTCCCTGCCTGCGACGGTTGCGACGGCTGGAGGAGGAGGGCGTCATCACCGGCTATCGGGCGACACTCGCTCCTCGGGCCGTGGGGCGGGCCTTCTGCGTGTACGTCTCGGTCCAGATCGCGGTCAGGAGCAACGAGGTCGTCCAGGAGTTCGAGCGAACGGTCGCGTCGTATGCCGAGGTCACCGAGCTGCGCCGGGTGTACGGGGAGCTGGACTATCTCATGCGAGTGGACGTCGCCGACAGCGACGCCTACGAGCGGTTCCTGACCACGCGGATGAATCCTCTACCTGCGGTGCGTCGTATGGTCTCCCACCCCACGATGAAGACGATCAAGACCAGCGACCAGAGACCCGCCTGA
- a CDS encoding glycosyltransferase produces MSSAATVIVPTFNEGPNVAELVRRLAASVPEGSEILFVDDSTDTTPETIREVAAASAVEVRLIHRTEAVGGLSGAVVEGLRAAQHRWCVVMDGDLQHPPELVPVLLETGRETAADVVVASRRAPGGSSEGLADARRRLVSSASIALTRAMFPRRLRDCTDPMTGFFALDRTRIDLAGLRPEGFKILLEILARQSLVVVEEPFVFGERFAGESKATLSQGVRFVRQVARLRFGRMPAFALIGALGAVANLAIMAGLIALGSSYVVAAIAAAVLTIVGNFVLQEAFVFRDLRHEGRSVARRFATSFAFNASEAALRLPVLVLLVEAARIPSVLAQAATLVVAFLARFVFHSRVVYRPRRTRPASPLVRAGEGTTAELPVPREARAG; encoded by the coding sequence GTGAGCAGCGCCGCCACCGTCATCGTCCCCACGTTCAACGAGGGCCCGAACGTCGCCGAGCTCGTGCGGCGCCTGGCCGCCTCGGTCCCCGAGGGCTCGGAGATCCTGTTCGTCGACGACTCCACCGACACCACGCCCGAGACCATCCGTGAGGTCGCCGCCGCGAGCGCCGTCGAGGTGCGACTCATCCACCGCACGGAGGCGGTCGGCGGGCTGAGCGGGGCGGTCGTCGAGGGCCTGCGCGCGGCGCAGCACCGCTGGTGCGTGGTGATGGACGGCGACCTGCAGCACCCGCCCGAGCTCGTGCCGGTCCTGCTGGAGACGGGCCGGGAGACCGCGGCCGACGTCGTCGTCGCCTCGCGCCGCGCCCCCGGAGGGAGCAGCGAGGGTCTCGCCGACGCGCGCCGTCGCCTGGTCTCGAGCGCCTCGATCGCGCTCACCCGGGCGATGTTCCCCCGGCGGCTGCGGGACTGCACCGATCCGATGACGGGCTTCTTCGCGCTGGACCGCACCCGGATCGACCTCGCCGGGCTGCGCCCCGAGGGGTTCAAGATCCTGCTGGAGATCCTGGCCCGCCAGAGCCTCGTGGTGGTGGAGGAGCCGTTCGTCTTCGGCGAGCGGTTCGCCGGGGAGTCCAAGGCGACGCTGAGCCAGGGCGTGCGCTTCGTACGGCAGGTCGCGCGCCTGCGCTTCGGCCGGATGCCCGCGTTCGCGCTGATCGGGGCGCTCGGCGCCGTCGCGAACCTCGCGATCATGGCGGGTCTCATCGCGCTCGGGAGCTCGTACGTGGTCGCGGCGATCGCCGCCGCCGTTCTCACGATCGTCGGGAACTTCGTGCTGCAGGAGGCGTTCGTCTTCCGCGACCTCCGGCACGAGGGCCGGTCGGTGGCCCGGCGCTTCGCGACGTCGTTCGCCTTCAACGCGAGCGAGGCGGCGCTGCGGCTCCCGGTGCTCGTGCTACTGGTTGAGGCGGCCCGGATCCCCAGCGTCCTCGCCCAGGCGGCGACGCTCGTGGTCGCGTTCCTGGCCCGGTTCGTCTTCCACTCGCGCGTGGTCTACCGGCCGCGCCGCACGCGGCCCGCGAGCCCGCTGGTCCGGGCCGGCGAGGGCACGACGGCGGAGCTGCCGGTCCCGCGCGAGGCGCGGGCGGGGTAG
- a CDS encoding glycosyltransferase family 39 protein, with protein sequence MSTTLVPARVAVAPSADLTPTAPDGVAPSTTSPWRRRLTSDRAVGSAVAVGALTLGLWNVVEATAFADDEGIYTAQALAAADGALGPYTYWYDHPPFGWFQIAALAAIPRALGVGDGSGIAATRVVAGVLFALTATLVYLLARRVRAPQVVAVLAAAAFATSPLALTVGRQVFLDNVAVPWVLLALWLALSPRRQMWAHVGAGAAMGAALLTKLTFAVAGPAVLLALLLGQRTGPFWRGRRFSVTGFAAAGALVFSFFPLLALLRGELLAGPDRVSLEGGLRFQFESRATSGSFWDPTSPATPSSRAGSSRVVRWWWPGWWAPSSARSSAAPGGCRSRCWGGRRPRSSARATCRPCT encoded by the coding sequence ATGAGCACCACCCTCGTCCCCGCGCGCGTCGCCGTCGCCCCCTCCGCCGACCTCACGCCGACGGCGCCCGACGGCGTCGCGCCCAGCACCACCAGCCCGTGGCGCCGCCGCCTGACGAGCGACCGCGCGGTCGGCTCGGCCGTCGCCGTCGGCGCCCTGACGCTCGGGCTGTGGAACGTCGTCGAGGCCACCGCCTTCGCCGACGACGAGGGCATCTACACGGCGCAGGCGCTAGCCGCGGCCGACGGCGCGCTCGGGCCCTACACCTACTGGTACGACCACCCGCCGTTCGGGTGGTTCCAGATCGCGGCCCTGGCGGCGATCCCCCGCGCGCTGGGCGTCGGCGACGGGTCCGGCATCGCGGCCACGCGTGTCGTCGCCGGCGTCCTGTTCGCGCTCACCGCCACGCTCGTCTACCTCCTCGCACGCCGCGTGCGGGCGCCGCAGGTCGTGGCCGTCCTGGCCGCGGCGGCGTTCGCGACGTCGCCGCTCGCCCTGACGGTCGGCCGCCAGGTCTTCCTCGACAACGTGGCCGTGCCGTGGGTGCTGCTCGCGCTCTGGCTGGCGCTGTCGCCGCGCCGCCAGATGTGGGCCCACGTCGGTGCCGGCGCCGCGATGGGTGCCGCGCTGCTGACCAAGCTGACGTTCGCCGTCGCCGGCCCGGCGGTGCTCCTGGCGCTGCTGCTCGGTCAGCGCACCGGCCCGTTCTGGCGCGGGCGGCGGTTCTCGGTCACCGGCTTCGCCGCCGCCGGGGCCCTCGTCTTCTCGTTCTTCCCCCTGCTCGCGCTGCTGCGAGGCGAGCTCCTGGCGGGGCCGGACCGCGTCTCGCTCGAGGGCGGGCTGCGCTTCCAGTTCGAGTCCCGTGCGACGTCGGGCTCGTTCTGGGACCCGACCTCCCCCGCCACGCCCTCGTCTCGGGCTGGCTCGAGCAGGGTGGTGCGCTGGTGGTGGCCGGGGTGGTGGGCGCCGTCGTCTGCGCGTTCGTCCGCCGCACCTGGTGGGTGCCGGTCGCGCTGCTGGGGTGGGCGGCGCCCGCGTTCCTCGGCGAGGGCTACCTGCCGGCCATGTACGTGA
- a CDS encoding glycosyltransferase yields the protein MILQSVVLVVVALILLALSLSTLVVATYAWWHPESRERTRFPDTDGRHGLSFSIIVPCRHESEPVVRATIEKLLAQTHDDVEVVISVGHDDPGTWAVAERIAAEHPLQVRVSVDTHPVKNKPRQLNTALAECTGDVVGVFDAESIAAPDLLSNIDNTFRRTQSAAVQGAVQLVNHRDSWFALRNCLEYFIWFSSRLHLQERLGFIPLGGTTVFVRRELLLSMGGWDEDCLAEDCELGVRLSSHGHRISVAYSPALATREETPEDVPAFVKQRTRWALGFFQVYGKQEWRRLPTARERLAARWTLTQQHLVAVTGVVVPISVALALLGSFPLPVAMITFLPLVVTLATVALEACMLRELGRDHGLAVGVRDYVVLVLSTIPFQLLLAFATLRAYVRLRRGDLRWEKTEHAGRHLSPERTGIAA from the coding sequence GTGATCCTCCAGTCCGTCGTGCTCGTCGTCGTCGCGCTGATCCTGCTCGCGCTGTCGCTGAGCACCCTCGTCGTGGCCACCTACGCCTGGTGGCACCCCGAGTCGCGCGAACGCACGAGGTTCCCCGACACCGACGGCCGCCACGGCCTCAGCTTCTCGATCATCGTGCCGTGCCGGCACGAGAGCGAGCCGGTCGTGCGCGCCACGATCGAGAAGCTCCTGGCGCAGACGCACGACGACGTCGAGGTCGTCATCTCCGTGGGGCACGACGACCCCGGGACCTGGGCGGTGGCCGAGCGGATCGCCGCCGAGCACCCGCTTCAGGTGCGCGTCAGCGTCGACACCCACCCCGTGAAGAACAAGCCCCGCCAGCTCAACACGGCCCTGGCCGAGTGCACGGGCGACGTCGTGGGCGTGTTCGACGCCGAGTCGATCGCCGCGCCCGACCTCCTGAGCAACATCGACAACACCTTCCGCCGCACCCAGAGCGCCGCGGTCCAGGGCGCCGTCCAGCTCGTCAACCACCGCGACTCCTGGTTCGCCCTGCGCAACTGCCTGGAGTACTTCATCTGGTTCTCCTCGCGGCTGCACCTGCAGGAGCGGCTCGGGTTCATCCCGCTCGGCGGCACCACCGTCTTCGTGCGCCGCGAGCTGCTGCTGAGCATGGGCGGCTGGGACGAGGACTGCCTGGCGGAGGACTGCGAGCTGGGCGTGCGGCTCTCCTCGCACGGGCACCGGATCAGCGTCGCCTACAGCCCCGCGCTCGCCACCCGGGAGGAGACGCCGGAGGACGTGCCCGCGTTCGTGAAGCAGCGCACCCGGTGGGCACTGGGCTTCTTCCAGGTGTACGGCAAGCAGGAGTGGCGGCGGCTGCCGACCGCCCGCGAGCGCCTCGCGGCCCGCTGGACACTGACCCAGCAGCACCTCGTGGCCGTCACCGGCGTCGTCGTGCCGATCTCGGTCGCCCTGGCGCTGCTGGGCTCCTTCCCGCTCCCGGTCGCGATGATCACGTTCCTGCCGCTCGTGGTCACCCTCGCGACCGTCGCGCTCGAGGCGTGCATGCTGCGCGAGCTCGGCCGCGACCACGGGCTCGCCGTCGGGGTGCGCGACTACGTCGTCCTGGTGCTGAGCACCATCCCCTTCCAGCTCCTGCTCGCCTTCGCCACGCTCCGCGCCTACGTGCGGCTGCGGCGCGGGGACCTGCGGTGGGAGAAGACCGAGCACGCGGGCCGCCACCTCAGCCCCGAACGAACAGGGATCGCCGCATGA
- a CDS encoding galactose oxidase-like domain-containing protein: MNGSLEEGEAWPTCFTTAGWGSEGAWALTEGRDGGRAVSVTIAEHQGGDRKLLTSETDACAPVVTPGQTYDLSAWYTATVPVSLTVFRQTADGWTYWGDLGRHAASAEWRTAAGTTPAVPAGTLRLAFGLSLGATGTLTTDDYSLTPTAGAPGNGPAPEVDPAPAPGDDGDGDDGDTAAVGNPWLLPDGRECLVRAGWGEATVTQSYSDDVPEDAPAGARSFALGVTGRVTGDVKAIHAETAECAPTVRAGGLYEATVRYRSTGTATSMTAFRHVPGQGWSYWTELAALPATTGWERRTVALPEIPAGVDRISFGVSLASDGELLTTGHELTEIGSEPVPEGEAAQLGSWEVQGAEMPVRAMHTTLLSDGRVLLIAGSGNDEARFDAGSFTAAVWDPTDDTYTELDVPYDMFCSGHVTLPDGKVLISGGTETYPGEDDGPTTFGGSDASYYFDPTDDAFHPTSDMAGAHWYPTLTKLGNGDVWAAGGIDEKAEGTVLTQMFDTSTMTWLPSNQVPQTWSYWGTYPHMYLLEDGMLFYAGAHTFGNGLPGTGASLYDWRTAQIWDVPGLREKDLRDQAASVLLPPAQDQRVLIVGGGHTELNAPAISLADVIDLSDPQPAYTPVEDLPGPGKTYVNLVNLPDRSVLAANGATHNRTGDVRTAALYDPETDGWTPVVPDPVGRNYHSTAVVLADGRVAVFGSNPGDNSYEMRVSVYSPPYLHAGERPTITDAPEAVTYGETVQLEVDGEIASASLMSPMSSTHQTDTNARLVDVPVAGEGTLTAQVPDDPDLLPPGPYMLTVLDTDGVPSIASWVWVS; the protein is encoded by the coding sequence GTGAACGGGTCGCTCGAGGAGGGCGAGGCCTGGCCGACCTGCTTCACGACCGCCGGATGGGGCTCCGAGGGCGCGTGGGCGCTCACCGAGGGCCGCGACGGCGGGCGTGCGGTCTCCGTGACGATCGCCGAGCACCAGGGCGGCGACCGCAAGCTCCTGACCTCCGAGACCGACGCGTGCGCCCCCGTGGTGACGCCCGGTCAGACCTACGACCTGTCGGCCTGGTACACCGCCACGGTTCCGGTCTCCCTGACCGTGTTCCGCCAGACCGCGGACGGCTGGACCTACTGGGGCGACCTCGGCCGCCACGCGGCGAGCGCGGAGTGGCGCACCGCCGCGGGCACGACGCCCGCGGTGCCCGCCGGCACGCTGCGCCTGGCGTTCGGCCTGTCCCTGGGCGCCACCGGGACGCTGACCACCGACGACTACTCGCTCACGCCCACCGCCGGCGCTCCCGGAAACGGCCCGGCACCCGAGGTCGATCCGGCACCCGCCCCGGGCGACGACGGCGACGGCGATGACGGCGACACCGCCGCCGTCGGGAACCCGTGGCTGCTGCCGGACGGCCGGGAGTGCCTCGTGCGCGCCGGCTGGGGCGAGGCCACGGTGACGCAGTCCTACTCCGACGACGTGCCCGAGGACGCCCCCGCCGGCGCGCGATCGTTCGCCCTCGGCGTCACCGGACGCGTCACCGGCGACGTCAAGGCCATCCACGCCGAGACGGCCGAGTGCGCCCCGACCGTCCGGGCGGGCGGCCTGTACGAGGCCACCGTGCGCTACCGCTCGACCGGCACCGCCACGAGCATGACCGCCTTCCGCCACGTGCCCGGCCAGGGCTGGTCGTACTGGACCGAGCTCGCGGCGCTGCCCGCCACGACGGGGTGGGAGCGGCGCACGGTCGCGCTGCCCGAGATCCCCGCCGGCGTGGACCGCATCTCCTTCGGCGTCTCCCTCGCCTCCGACGGCGAGCTCCTCACCACCGGCCACGAGCTGACCGAGATCGGTTCGGAGCCCGTGCCCGAGGGCGAGGCGGCCCAGCTCGGTTCCTGGGAGGTGCAGGGCGCCGAGATGCCGGTGCGCGCGATGCACACCACCCTGCTCTCCGACGGCCGCGTGCTGCTGATCGCCGGCTCCGGCAACGACGAGGCGCGGTTCGACGCCGGCTCGTTCACCGCTGCGGTCTGGGACCCGACCGACGACACCTACACGGAGCTGGACGTCCCCTACGACATGTTCTGCTCCGGGCACGTCACGCTCCCCGACGGCAAGGTCCTCATCTCCGGCGGCACCGAGACCTACCCCGGCGAGGACGACGGCCCCACCACCTTCGGCGGCAGCGACGCCAGCTACTACTTCGACCCCACCGACGACGCCTTCCACCCGACCTCGGACATGGCCGGCGCCCACTGGTACCCGACCCTGACCAAGCTCGGCAACGGCGACGTCTGGGCCGCCGGCGGCATCGACGAGAAGGCCGAGGGCACCGTCCTGACCCAGATGTTCGACACCTCCACCATGACCTGGCTTCCGTCGAACCAGGTCCCCCAGACCTGGAGCTACTGGGGCACCTACCCCCACATGTACCTCCTGGAGGACGGCATGCTCTTCTACGCCGGCGCCCACACCTTCGGCAACGGACTACCCGGCACCGGCGCCTCCCTCTACGACTGGCGCACCGCCCAGATCTGGGACGTCCCCGGCCTGCGCGAGAAAGACCTGCGCGACCAGGCCGCCTCCGTCCTCCTGCCCCCCGCCCAGGACCAGCGCGTCCTCATCGTCGGCGGCGGGCACACCGAGCTCAACGCACCCGCCATCAGCCTGGCCGACGTCATCGACCTGTCCGACCCCCAGCCGGCCTACACCCCGGTCGAGGACCTCCCCGGACCCGGCAAGACCTACGTCAACCTCGTCAACCTCCCCGACCGCAGCGTCCTGGCCGCCAACGGCGCCACCCACAACCGCACCGGCGACGTCCGCACCGCCGCCCTCTACGACCCCGAGACCGACGGCTGGACGCCCGTCGTGCCCGACCCGGTCGGGCGCAACTACCACTCCACCGCGGTCGTCCTGGCCGACGGCCGGGTCGCCGTCTTCGGGTCCAACCCCGGTGACAACTCCTACGAGATGCGCGTCTCCGTCTACTCCCCGCCCTACCTCCACGCCGGGGAGCGCCCCACCATCACCGACGCGCCCGAGGCGGTCACCTACGGCGAGACGGTGCAGCTCGAGGTCGACGGCGAGATCGCCTCCGCCTCGCTGATGTCGCCGATGTCCTCCACCCACCAGACCGACACCAACGCCCGCCTCGTCGACGTCCCCGTCGCGGGCGAGGGCACGCTGACCGCGCAGGTCCCGGACGACCCCGACCTCCTGCCTCCCGGCCCGTACATGCTCACCGTGCTCGACACCGACGGCGTACCGTCCATCGCCTCCTGGGTGTGGGTCTCGTGA
- a CDS encoding DUF1349 domain-containing protein, with amino-acid sequence MTIHSSPGRRATAVLAAAAIGLVGLAATAAPASADTLPPPPGWPEFGYQGVITSKGPEAIWNPTNEFIFPSVFHAGEHLEDPLAEWYLYYAPHDDPGGISVRYSDSLEGPWTEYAGNPIIEDVWEPHFAVPHVSSADAIWNEEVGRMFLYFHGTNSQTRWAESDDGVTFDYGGIAVDNAMGGPQVTETSYARVFEHPDPDSGYAYGMFYMGNERDDVRRIRLAESVDGREWTVDPDYVVAPGVEEGQNVSSGDLWEWDGELYVIYHASSGKSYARTIDETLREVGETPIVLHEASGLGDDVGRVAAPQVVTDDGETYLFYESGDRLGATIAWAKDGADVVIPPPFGGFPEDPTNPVFEVCAAPGSDEFDGDALAPGAWDRVLREDAARHTVADGALTIPTYEGGVAAAPLLQQELPDGAWQVTTKVTVEAAQRFQQAGLLLWRADDDYVKLDLGQATPGPRLELVQHVRGSNRMDSAAPAIAGTSTIWLRLTSDGDAVRAHISYDGETFERYGRDVADAGTFTHVGPYAFRGTTGAPEIPASFDFFRLSPDAAAYQACLAGLTGGFSDVERDQLFAQDIAWLAQHGISRGWELPDGTREFRPLTPIARDAMAAFLHRQAGSPDVDLPPASPFTDVAPDDQFYDEIVWLAQEGISTGWADGDGTASFRPLEPIGRDAMAAFLYRMADSPEHEAPPVSPFTDMGPATQFYPEVTWLVTEGVATGWLGNDGTAIYRPTTPINRDAMAAFLHRYDDAGFTDVEGSSG; translated from the coding sequence ATGACGATCCACAGCTCACCCGGACGCCGGGCGACGGCGGTGCTCGCCGCCGCCGCGATCGGCCTCGTGGGGCTGGCCGCCACGGCCGCGCCCGCCAGCGCCGACACCCTTCCCCCACCGCCCGGCTGGCCCGAGTTCGGCTACCAGGGGGTGATCACCAGCAAGGGCCCCGAGGCGATCTGGAACCCGACCAACGAGTTCATCTTCCCGAGCGTCTTCCACGCGGGTGAGCACCTCGAGGACCCGCTGGCGGAGTGGTACCTCTACTACGCACCGCACGACGACCCGGGCGGCATCTCGGTGCGCTACTCCGACAGCCTCGAGGGGCCGTGGACGGAGTACGCGGGCAACCCGATCATCGAGGACGTGTGGGAGCCGCACTTCGCCGTGCCGCACGTCTCGAGCGCGGACGCGATCTGGAACGAGGAGGTGGGTCGGATGTTCCTGTACTTCCACGGCACCAACTCCCAGACGCGCTGGGCCGAGTCCGACGACGGCGTGACGTTCGACTACGGCGGCATCGCCGTCGACAACGCGATGGGCGGACCGCAGGTCACCGAGACGAGCTACGCGCGCGTCTTCGAGCACCCCGATCCGGACTCGGGCTACGCCTACGGCATGTTCTACATGGGTAACGAGCGCGACGACGTGCGCCGCATCCGCCTGGCGGAGTCGGTGGACGGGCGCGAGTGGACCGTCGACCCGGACTACGTGGTCGCACCCGGCGTCGAGGAGGGGCAGAACGTCTCGAGCGGCGACCTGTGGGAGTGGGACGGCGAGCTGTACGTGATCTACCACGCCTCCAGCGGCAAGAGCTATGCCCGCACGATCGACGAGACGCTGCGCGAGGTGGGCGAGACGCCGATCGTGCTGCACGAGGCGAGCGGGCTCGGCGACGACGTGGGGCGCGTGGCGGCACCGCAGGTCGTCACGGACGACGGCGAGACCTACCTGTTCTACGAGTCGGGCGACCGCCTGGGCGCCACGATCGCGTGGGCGAAGGACGGCGCCGACGTCGTGATCCCGCCGCCGTTCGGCGGCTTCCCGGAGGACCCGACCAACCCGGTCTTCGAGGTGTGCGCCGCGCCCGGCAGCGACGAGTTCGACGGCGACGCGCTCGCCCCCGGCGCCTGGGACCGGGTGCTGCGCGAGGACGCTGCCCGGCACACCGTGGCCGACGGCGCGCTGACGATCCCCACGTACGAGGGCGGCGTGGCGGCGGCCCCGCTGCTGCAGCAGGAGCTGCCCGACGGCGCGTGGCAGGTGACCACGAAGGTCACGGTCGAGGCGGCGCAGCGGTTCCAGCAGGCCGGCCTGCTGCTGTGGCGCGCGGACGACGACTACGTGAAGCTCGACCTGGGCCAGGCGACCCCCGGGCCGCGGCTCGAGCTGGTGCAGCACGTGCGCGGCAGCAACCGGATGGACAGCGCCGCCCCCGCGATCGCGGGCACGAGCACGATCTGGCTGCGCCTGACGAGCGACGGTGATGCGGTGCGGGCGCACATCTCCTACGACGGCGAGACGTTCGAGCGCTACGGCCGCGACGTCGCGGACGCGGGCACGTTCACCCACGTGGGTCCGTACGCCTTCCGCGGCACGACGGGCGCACCGGAGATCCCGGCGTCGTTCGACTTCTTCCGCCTCTCCCCCGACGCGGCCGCGTACCAGGCGTGCCTCGCCGGGCTCACAGGTGGCTTCTCCGACGTCGAGCGCGACCAGCTCTTCGCGCAGGACATCGCGTGGCTCGCGCAGCACGGGATCTCGCGCGGCTGGGAGCTGCCGGACGGCACGCGGGAGTTCCGGCCGCTGACGCCGATCGCGCGGGACGCGATGGCGGCGTTCCTGCACCGCCAGGCCGGGTCGCCCGACGTCGACCTTCCACCGGCCTCGCCGTTCACCGACGTAGCCCCGGACGACCAGTTCTACGACGAGATCGTCTGGCTGGCGCAGGAGGGCATCTCCACCGGGTGGGCCGACGGCGACGGCACGGCGTCGTTCCGCCCGCTGGAGCCGATCGGGCGCGATGCGATGGCCGCGTTCCTGTACCGGATGGCCGACTCCCCCGAGCACGAGGCACCGCCCGTCTCACCGTTCACCGACATGGGCCCGGCCACGCAGTTCTACCCCGAGGTGACGTGGCTGGTGACCGAGGGCGTCGCCACCGGTTGGCTCGGCAACGACGGGACGGCGATCTACCGCCCGACGACGCCGATCAACCGCGACGCGATGGCCGCCTTCCTGCACCGCTACGACGACGCCGGATTCACCGACGTCGAGGGGTCGTCCGGCTAG